A DNA window from Bos mutus isolate GX-2022 chromosome 11, NWIPB_WYAK_1.1, whole genome shotgun sequence contains the following coding sequences:
- the LCN2 gene encoding neutrophil gelatinase-associated lipocalin, translating into MSVGLLWLGFTLLGALHTQARSSSSRLLRAPPLSKIPLQPNFQADQFQGKWYTVGVAGNAIKKEEQDPLKMYSSNYELKEDGSYNVTSILLKDDLCDYWIRTFVPSSQPGQFTLGNIKSYRGIRSYTVRVVNTDYNQFAIVYFKKVQRKKTYFKITLYGRTKELTPEVRENFINFAKSLGLTDDHIVFTVPIDRCIDDQ; encoded by the exons ATGTCTGTAGGTCTCCTGTGGCTGGGTTTCACCCTGCTGGGGGCCCTGCACACCCAGGCCCGGAGTTCCTCCTCCAGACTGCTGCGGGCCCCACCTCTGTCCAAGATCCCGCTGCAGCCCAATTTCCAGGCTGACCAG TTCCAGGGGAAGTGGTACACTGTAGGCGTGGCAGGGAATGCAATTAAGAAGGAAGAGCAAGACCCGCTTAAGATGTACAGCTCCAACTACGAGCTGAAGGAAGACGGCAGCTACAACGTCACCTCCATCCTGTTAAA GGATGACCTCTGTGACTACTGGATCAGAACTTTTGTCCCAAGCTCCCAGCCTGGCCAGTTCACCCTGGGCAATATTAAGA GCTACCGGGGGATAAGGAGCTACACCGTGCGGGTGGTGAACACCGACTACAACCAGTTTGCCATAGTGTACTTCAAGAAGGTTCAAAGGAAAAAGACGTACTTCAAGATCACCCTTTACG GGAGGACCAAGGAGCTGACCCCTGAAGTGAGGGAAAACTTCATCAACTTCGCCAAGTCCCTGGGCCTCACCGATGACCACATCGTCTTCACTGTCCCGATTG ACCGGTGCATCGATGACCAGTGA
- the BBLN gene encoding bublin coiled-coil protein — translation MSGPNGDLGTPVEAGAEGEEDGFGEAEYAAINSMLDQINSCLDHLEEKNDHLHARLQELLESNRQTRLEFQQQLGETPSDASP, via the exons ATGTCGGGCCCCAACGGGGACCTGGGCACGCCGGTGGAGGCGGGCGCGGAAGGCGAGGAAGACGGCTTCGGGGAAGCAG AATACGCTGCCATCAACTCCATGTTGGACCAGATCAACTCCTGTCTGGAccacctggaggagaaaaatgaCCACctccatgcccgcctccaggaaCTGCTTGAATCCAACCGGCAGACACGCCTTGAGTTCCAGCAGCAGCTTGGGGAGACCCCCAGCGATGCCAGCCCCTAG